The genomic stretch TAGCGATGATTGTGTGGCAGCGGCCTAACTTGCTATTACTTGATGAGCCAACTAACCATCTAGACTTGGCGACGCGTGAAGCACTATCTATGGCCTTGAATGAGTTTGAAGGCACGGTTATGTTAGTCAGCCATGACCGAGCCTTATTAAGAGCTGTTTGTGATGAATTCTGGTTAGTTGGTCGTGGTGAAATCAAACCATTTGATGGTGACTTAGATGATTACCAACGCTACCTCTTAGATGAATCCCGTCGTTTGCGTGAAGAAGCTAAATTAGAAAATATTTCATCTGAGCATCAGCCAGAGCCATTACCTGAACAATCTCCTGCAGCAGAAGTTGCTCAGTCTGTTAAAGAACAGGTTTCAGTGGCGCCTGTGAGCTCGGCTCAACGCAAGCTAGATGCGCAACGTCGACAAGAAATCAACGCTAAAACTAAGCCAATTAAAAAATTGATTGAGCAAGCTGATAAAAAAATAGCAGCGCTTCACACTGAAAAAACGACTATTGAAGCTACTTTATGCATGCCTATTTCGCCAGCAGAGATTGCTACGCTAGGCCAGCAATTAAAGAAAATAACTGAAGAGCTTGATGAGCTTGAAATGCAATGGTTAGAGTGGGCCGCTGAAGTTGAGGCGATTGAAGCGGCTAGCCTTGCGAATTAATGGCTAGCCGATGGCTAAATAAAGGCTAATTTAAGGTTAACTTAGGCTAATTAAAAGTAATTGGTATATCTAAGGAAGAGACGGTTATTTTCAAAGTAACCATTCTTGGTAGCAAGGTCTTTTCCCCATTGCAGGGTGAATTTACCGATAGGGGACATGGCCATAGCGCTTAATTGATAGCGTTGCACTTGAATCATATCGTTGTTCATGATGCCGTTAAATTCAGTGCGCCCACCAGCAGAATAAAAATAATTACCGCCTACGCTATAGGTCTTATTAATTTCATACAACAAGCCAGTTTGATAGGTGTAAAAATTCTTTTGCTTTAAGGAACCTATGACGCCGGTTGTGGCGCTCTTTGATTCAGTGTTCTCGCTAAACCAAACCACATCTACAGCATGCATCCAGCTTAATTGCTTCGCTAGACTCATTTGGTAGCCTGCTTGAAGGGCAGTTGAGTAACGGTTCTGCCCCATATTAATCACGCGGTCCTTTGAGTAACTACCTGTTGGACCTGTTAAATAGGCGCCTACCGCAAAATAAGTTTCCGTTTCTCTGTTGGCATAAGGCCATAATCCAATGGCAATACTTGTATCGCCAATGCCTGAGTCACCCGGTAAGCTGGCTAGCATCCCTTTGGGGGT from Polynucleobacter sp. MWH-Spelu-300-X4 encodes the following:
- a CDS encoding transporter; protein product: MARMFKKNWLLMASLTLSQTAWSIDLQPGDVTAPKPNVQLMQYSYLNYEKGAYYANNQKVYSTTKIDSEQAIVRYGRSFEVDQMPAFVYIQAPMGSQTPKGMLASLPGDSGIGDTSIAIGLWPYANRETETYFAVGAYLTGPTGSYSKDRVINMGQNRYSTALQAGYQMSLAKQLSWMHAVDVVWFSENTESKSATTGVIGSLKQKNFYTYQTGLLYEINKTYSVGGNYFYSAGGRTEFNGIMNNDMIQVQRYQLSAMAMSPIGKFTLQWGKDLATKNGYFENNRLFLRYTNYF